A region of the Litchfieldia alkalitelluris genome:
TTTTGACTTGGGTTCATTGATTAGGATGCGATAGTTTTTGTTTGCCTTTACAGCTTTGTGTCTTTTAAGGGCTTCACCTAGACAAGAATTGTAGACTAACCTAGCAATCTTTAACTTTTTCTCTAAACGGTCCTGTTGCCAAATAGGTATACGCAAAGGGAACTCAATTGTATAGGTTGGTGTGCTCTTTCTTGTCATAGGATTCTACTCCTTACTATTGTCGTTTTTTTTGATTTTCAACGTATTGTTTGATTGTTTCGCTCGATACGTTTCCTGCGGTAGATACAAAGTACGAACGTGTCCACAAGCTAGGCAAATGTTGAAGATGAGAGAATTCCTCTCTTAACTTTTTCGAAGTCACCCCTTTTATTTTAGCCATAATATCAGCAGGACTTAGTGTTGGTAGTGCGTTCAGGAACATGTGGGTATAGTCTTTATCACATTCTAATGCAACAATGCCGATCTCCAGTTCAGTACAAACTTCTCGCACCAACTCTTTAAAACGTTCTTCTACAGTGTTTTGTAGGAATATTTTCCTTCTATATCTGGGACAAAATACAAAATGGTAGTTAATTAATGAAATAGTTGTGTTTGTTTTTCTATAATTATTCATACTATCATCGTATCAGTTTATTGTACATACTACAACAAGAAACCCGAAAAAGAGAACTAATCTTTCAAATACTTGAAGCACCACAAACCTTCGGTTTACCAGTGGCACTCCGTATTCGACTTCACTTTCATCCCACGCCTGAAGGAGTGGGCTTTCCCGTTCAGGAAAGGCTGTAATGCATCACTTACCCAAACAATACATCCATCTTCATTTTTGTGTTGACCAGCAGAAGAATTACCACCAAATCGCCCTATTACAGAATGTCCTACCTTTTGGATGTTGATTTTATCTATGAAGGTTTCTTGATTGCCTACCCAGCTATATTCTTCCTTTCGATCAAACTCACTCATATGGATTGTCCTCAAAGTATAATTTAATTCTTTTGCACAACTCTATTACTTCTAAATTGGGATCCATCCTTGCATTTGGAGATTCATAAACTGCAAATGCAAGGATGGGTCCCCAGTATTGTTCAGGCGTGGACGGATAGCGTGGAACTATGTGCATATGTAAATGGGGAACAGAATTACCAGAGACAAGAGCATAGACATGTTCAGCCTTCTCAACGTCTTTGAGTGCTTTACTTAATCTAGCCATCATCACTCCTAATGACTTTGCTTCTTCAGGAATCATTTCTGCAAGAGTAGGTATATGTCTCTTTAAATCTATCATAATATGCCCTAAATAATTAGGTTTACTGTTATTATCAATATGACCAACATAAACATAGTCATCTTCAAAGATGGGCTCACCAGTTGTTGGTATACTCCCCTTATGTTTATTACAAATAAAACAAACTTCCCCCATCATAATTCCCCTTTTCTATAGAATTTTTACAAATAAAAAATCCTATCATCTCATAAAGAGACGACAGGATTAAACCCACGTGGTACCACTCTTTTTTAGTTTATCTAACAAACCTATTTAAACAAACCTACTCAAATACTTCTTTACGGGAGTAAACCGTTTAGACCTACATATCAGTCTAACCACTCATAGGCGAGTTGGGGAATTTATTGACCACCTTTTCAGCAAACGGCAGCTCTCTAAACAATAAAAGATTCCTTAATACTCCTAATCACCGTGTTTTAATATGGAAAAATTTTACTAATTATACAATTTCCAAAACAATCAGTCAATATTATATTTATATAAGCTTGGCATTAAGAATATGTTGTCTTCATTTCTTTACTATGTAATGTAATTCTACAAATTGATTAAACGTTCTAGTACTTTTAAGAGAAAGATTTAAGCGATAATCATCTACTTTAAATAATGGGATTCCCTCGCCTATGATTGTTGGTGCAACTGTCAAAATCAGTTCATCGACTAAATTTTCTTTTAAAAACGTATGCAATAGGTCTCCACCACCAACTAGCCAGATATTTTTCCCCTCTTCTTTTTTTAAATTATCCGTAAAGTTAACAATGTCTTCATTAATGAATTTAACATCGTTCGTATCGTTTAATGGTGATCTAGAAAACACATAGCATTCTTTATTTTGATATGGGAATTGACCCTTTTCATGTTTTAATATCCAGTCATATGTTCTTTTGCCCATTAAGATTGTGTCTATCGTTTCAAAAAATTCCGAATAACCATTGTCCCCTTCACCCTCGACTTTAAATAACCAATCTAAAGAGTCTTCTTTAGTTGCAATAAACCCATCCAAACTTTGAGCAATGAACAATACGATCTTCCGATTGTAGTTCATAGTACACCTTCTTCCTTATATATCTTAATTCATTCGTTTTTGATAGTTCTAATACTGATATCTGGTTACAACTATAAAAAACCTATCAATTTTATATCAATAATTGATAGGTTTTTTCCATACATAATGTTGCAAATGTTGCAAGTGAAAACCCATTATGGTTTGACTCACTTCAACAAAAATACTACATTCTAACAAGATTTGAAGAAGAATTTTGTGGTTTCTTTGCTGCTGGTGGTTGTACATAATCAGGAATTCCTGGCTTATATCGCTGTCCTTCAGTATTAATCATAAACTCATTTCTTGCCTGTTCTATAAAAGTGGGATTCAATAGCAAGTCATATGCGGTTAAAGCCATTGTTTTCGCTGCAAAATGCATCCCCTTATAGCCAATGGATGAACCATAGGAGGCAGTCGCCTGCCAAGAATGTGCTTGTACACCCACTGGTGCACATGTTGTCATTACTTGACCAGTTGGAACGATCCAACTTACATCACCCACGTCTGTTGATCCTCCCATTGTAGTTCCCCTTAGTTGAGGTAAATTATAGTATCCTGGAGGTAATAGTTCATCTGGTGTGTTTCCAAACAGCTTTCTTGATGATTCGACAATAGTAGAATCAACAGTGTCAACTAACTCTTGAGCAAACTCTTGTTCCCTCTCCGTAAAAAGAGGTGATCCTGTGATTTTCATATTCTCAAACATTAAATCATTTAATACATCATTTGGAAGAGTATCGTAAGCAAATGCTAATATTTCATGTTGGACTTGAGTCTCAGTCATTAATGCTGCGCCTTCAGCAATTTTATGTACACGTTGTAACATTGCTTCCACTTCACCCTTTGAAGATGCTCTTAAGTAATACCAAACACTGGCCTTATCAGGTACAATGTTTGGAGCGAGGCCTCCATTTGTTATTACGTAATGGATTCTCGTTCCATCTAAAGTGTGTTCTCTTAAATAATTCGCACCAATATTCATTAATTCTACAGCATCTAAAGCACTTCTACCTGCATGAGGAGCTCCTGCTGCATGTGCAGTAATTCCACTAAAATGAAATTTGATTGAAACCATTGCTTGCATCTTCATATTAACCACAAAGTTCGCAGTCCCAGGATGCCAGGTTAATGCACAATCTAAATCATCGAAAACACCTGCACGTGCCATAAATGTTTTACCAGATAATACTTCCTCAGCAGGACATCCATAATAGCGGATCGTCCCTTGAATTCCCTCTTGCTCCATAATCTCCTTTAATGCGATCACTGCCTCAACGCCTGCAGTTCCAAGTAAATTATGTCCACACCCATGTCCTGGTCCACTCTGAATAATCTCTTCTCGAACTGCATTTACGGCTTGAGATAAACCAGGTAGTGCATCATATTCACCTAAAATTCCTATAATAGGGGAACCGATTCCATACTCTGCAATAAACGCCGTTGAAACTCCACCAACATCAGTTGTCACTTTAAAACCTACTTCTTTTAATGTGGCCATTTGTAATTGAGAAGCAAATGTTTCCTCATATGCAACCTGCGGATGGTCCCAAATTTGTTGAGCCATATCTGTAAATCTGAATTCGTGTCGTTGAATCCAATCTATTAAGTCTTGTTTACTCATGAATGATCACTCCTAATTCTATTATTCAATGAGAATTGATATTTTATCCTAAGAGATTACTAATAAATAGTTAATTGCTCTTATTATACACACATTCTGCTTAAAATCGAGAGCATTTCTTGTCGATAGTTTAAAATATTCTTTAGATTCAGATTAAACAATTTCAATTCATTCCACAAGTTTTTGGTTAGTTTATCTAACATATAAAATGAATAAGTGACTTGAGATAAAGACCAGAAAAAAAAAGAGAGGGATCAAATCCATCTCTCTACGTTTATTATTCTTTTTTTCCAAAATATAAAAATCCCACTAATAACCATATTACCATTAAAATAAATGATAAGATTAAAATCGGTAACGGTCCAAATTGATAGATTAAAGGAACTGAAGCAGCTGTAAATAACCCTCCACCTACAATCGGCTCAAATAATAATTGTTTATATCCAAATGCCTCAAATGCTTTCGTTTTATTTTTAGAGTCTGTAATTCTGATTAACATCAGTCCCGCTGCTGTCATTCCCATTGATTGACCAAAGTCCCCAATCCCTCTTTCAAACCAAAACCTAGGAATCATCTTTGGCGCTAAATAGACGAAAGCAAGTATATTCCAGGCGATTCCTGCTACTGCTAATAGTAGAAACGGAATTAAATGAGTTCCGATGATAGAAATAGATAGTGTTGAGATTGCACTTACAATCAGGAAGTCAAGCGCAAACCCTTGAATACGTTTGATTAATTCCCGATCTATCAACTTATAATTATCAAAGCGATCTGCTAATTTTTGGAGAATAACACCACCGATCATCGCGAGTGGGAACAGTGGAATATGACTCATAATCTCTACTTCTGACCAATTTGCATATGTAATTTCTTCAATGTAAATCAAACCTTGTAAAAGACCATAGCCTAATAATATTGCAATCCCTATTAAAGCAAAATGGAAGGTTAACGGCTCAATTGATTCAGGGCTTGTCGTTAGTCTTCCTGCTACAGGTCGATCATCTTTATCGTTAATCCCTTTTAAATTTTCCAAAGACATTTCAGATGGATTGTTAAGTGTATCAGTTTTTGACCTGCGAATTCCCCAATTTATTATAATGATACCAATTACTACAGCTGATATGACACCAATGGTAGCCAATCCAATAGCAAGATCTTGTCCTTCAGAAAAGCCTAACTCCTCAAATGTAGAACCCAGCCCCGCAGCAGTACCATGGCCACCTTCAAAACTAATTTCAATCAAGGCTCCAGCCATAGGGTTCATCCCAAATAAAGGAGACAAAATCGTAATCGCTAATAAAATCCCTACCACATACTGTCCCCAAGCAACTGTTTGTCCAAACGATACTTGAGGACCTGCTGTTAACCATATATCTTTTATATTAGGTATCTTTTGACCTAAAAAAAGTGATGCAAAAATGATATTAATGAATATTGAAGGTAAAATACCCCAAAGCTCGATTATCTCATGTGGAAACAAACCGTTAGCAAAGACATGAGTCTCTTTCCATAATGAAATGATTTTCCCAAGGATTTCAGGACCAAGTAAAAGCCCTAGTAAACCACCAATAATTGAACTAGGAATAAAGTATTTTTGAAATATTGTGCTTTTGATACGAATTAATTTTCCAATTAATAATAAAATCCCTAAAATTATGAAACTTAATCCAATCATATTAACTGACATTTAAACACTCCTCAAGGAAACAACATATAAAACTATTCCTTGTAATGAATGTTAATAAACATAATATAGTAATTATTGATCCATGATTAACTGTGAATTTGTAACAAGATATCACATAAAGAAATTTGTTAAAGAAAGTTCATATTTCATTCTAAAAAACAGTAAAAACTACTAATGAAAGGAACTACTTAATAGAAGCTCAAAATAAAGCAATTAAGTGGAAAGGAGTTCTAACAATGAGATTATTACATGCTCCTCAAATCGTAACAATAACCTTTGCTATTATTGCTTTTTGTTTAGTTATGCTTTATTTGTATGATCCACCAAAAGAACACCTACTCTTTCAGTCAGACTTTATACATGAAAAACTCATTAACGAAGTAGAGCACCCTTCAGACGAGCTTTTTAAATATTTCATGACCAGTACATTAAAAGTTTAAAGTTGTTCAATCAAGATTAAGGGTGAAGAGATACTAATAACATGTTCCGTTTCTATCATAAACCTTAAAAATATAAGTCGAGTGCCAATTTTCATTAGAAATTGACACTCATTTTTTATAGGTGTAAGCCCATTTGGGTGGATATTCATTGAAAAGTTGTATTTGGAAATGACCCCAAGGAGTACAATGGCTGTTGTATTCCCCTTAAATTGATATACATTTATCTTTTGGAAAACAATAACTGGAAAAATTCCGGTTAAAACAGCTGAATTGCGCACGATTCGGGTATATAAGCGGAGGGTTTCCGGTTACTTAAAGAAAAATTACCTAGTTGGACGTTTTATGATTCAATAGCCGGAATTTTTCCGTTTATAAAAGCTTTTTACAATGCTAGTTCCTAAATAATGGAAATTTCTCCGCTAATTTTCTAAACCATACGTACTCCCGCTTCTCGGTCCTAAGGGCCGTGCCCATATGGTCGAGTAAGCCAGAATATTTAGGAGCGCTAGTTCAGCGAACACCCAAAAAAGGATATTAAAAATGACTCAGTAACTAAACTGAGCCATTTATTTTAAATTGCAAAAACAGTTACAAAAGTTTAAAACTAACGAAAAACGCTTTCGCAGGTAGTCGGGCGC
Encoded here:
- the tnpA gene encoding IS200/IS605 family transposase is translated as MNNYRKTNTTISLINYHFVFCPRYRRKIFLQNTVEERFKELVREVCTELEIGIVALECDKDYTHMFLNALPTLSPADIMAKIKGVTSKKLREEFSHLQHLPSLWTRSYFVSTAGNVSSETIKQYVENQKKRQ
- a CDS encoding HIT family protein; this translates as MGEVCFICNKHKGSIPTTGEPIFEDDYVYVGHIDNNSKPNYLGHIMIDLKRHIPTLAEMIPEEAKSLGVMMARLSKALKDVEKAEHVYALVSGNSVPHLHMHIVPRYPSTPEQYWGPILAFAVYESPNARMDPNLEVIELCKRIKLYFEDNPYE
- a CDS encoding dihydrofolate reductase family protein; amino-acid sequence: MNYNRKIVLFIAQSLDGFIATKEDSLDWLFKVEGEGDNGYSEFFETIDTILMGKRTYDWILKHEKGQFPYQNKECYVFSRSPLNDTNDVKFINEDIVNFTDNLKKEEGKNIWLVGGGDLLHTFLKENLVDELILTVAPTIIGEGIPLFKVDDYRLNLSLKSTRTFNQFVELHYIVKK
- a CDS encoding amidohydrolase yields the protein MSKQDLIDWIQRHEFRFTDMAQQIWDHPQVAYEETFASQLQMATLKEVGFKVTTDVGGVSTAFIAEYGIGSPIIGILGEYDALPGLSQAVNAVREEIIQSGPGHGCGHNLLGTAGVEAVIALKEIMEQEGIQGTIRYYGCPAEEVLSGKTFMARAGVFDDLDCALTWHPGTANFVVNMKMQAMVSIKFHFSGITAHAAGAPHAGRSALDAVELMNIGANYLREHTLDGTRIHYVITNGGLAPNIVPDKASVWYYLRASSKGEVEAMLQRVHKIAEGAALMTETQVQHEILAFAYDTLPNDVLNDLMFENMKITGSPLFTEREQEFAQELVDTVDSTIVESSRKLFGNTPDELLPPGYYNLPQLRGTTMGGSTDVGDVSWIVPTGQVMTTCAPVGVQAHSWQATASYGSSIGYKGMHFAAKTMALTAYDLLLNPTFIEQARNEFMINTEGQRYKPGIPDYVQPPAAKKPQNSSSNLVRM
- a CDS encoding sodium/glutamate symporter translates to MSVNMIGLSFIILGILLLIGKLIRIKSTIFQKYFIPSSIIGGLLGLLLGPEILGKIISLWKETHVFANGLFPHEIIELWGILPSIFINIIFASLFLGQKIPNIKDIWLTAGPQVSFGQTVAWGQYVVGILLAITILSPLFGMNPMAGALIEISFEGGHGTAAGLGSTFEELGFSEGQDLAIGLATIGVISAVVIGIIIINWGIRRSKTDTLNNPSEMSLENLKGINDKDDRPVAGRLTTSPESIEPLTFHFALIGIAILLGYGLLQGLIYIEEITYANWSEVEIMSHIPLFPLAMIGGVILQKLADRFDNYKLIDRELIKRIQGFALDFLIVSAISTLSISIIGTHLIPFLLLAVAGIAWNILAFVYLAPKMIPRFWFERGIGDFGQSMGMTAAGLMLIRITDSKNKTKAFEAFGYKQLLFEPIVGGGLFTAASVPLIYQFGPLPILILSFILMVIWLLVGFLYFGKKE